The Microplitis mediator isolate UGA2020A chromosome 8, iyMicMedi2.1, whole genome shotgun sequence genome has a window encoding:
- the LOC130673303 gene encoding uncharacterized protein LOC130673303 isoform X1, which produces MTEKEHIVCGPPSFDIPKISYGQYILNQLRQASLRVVQVDAKTGQVLTNYELLKKSILLSKYLEEKAVKVGDTIAISSENILNYFIAVCATIYRGATVTLVNPDYVEDEIKRCCNISHPRIIFVSQKTQDRVSQVIKFLPWNIELIQLENIFIKNNNNIETVDNIISNINSDYNCDFYHYYEPEKISVPKEQEIVILYSSGTTGLPKGVMLSHYNALTISYTLRSPQFREFQDKSIDLIFLPFYHGYGFAMMMSILTMGTTAVVMKSFSPELFCEAIDKYKVNTLPLVPPTMIFLAKSPIISKYNFSSLKEIICGAAPLSQEVREAVRNRFPSANIRTGYGMTELSVAICLSDRDSTKSETIGNLTSGICCKVIDPETSKSLKAYETGELCFKGDHVMLGYRDDPEATGQTIDHNGWLHTGDLGYFDHDGDLFIVGRLKELIKYKGYQIAPAEIENILLSHPDVNDAAVIGKYDDTGNQIPVAYVVKKLHSNITSQQLRKFVDDKVSMQKHLRGGIKFIDVIPKSSAGKILRHQLELISKL; this is translated from the exons ATGACAGAAAAAGAACATATAGTGTGTGGACCACCAAGTTTTGACATACCAAAAATATCATACGGACAATATATACTAAACCAATTACGTCAAGCCTCACTCCGTGTTGTTcag GTTGACGCAAAAACAGGACAAGTATTGACAAATTAtgaattacttaaaaaaagtattttgctatcaaaatatttagaaGAAAAAGCCGTCAAAGTTGGTGATACGATCGCAATATCAAGTGAAAATattctgaattattttatagcaGTATGTGCAACTATTTATCGAGGTGCTACTGTCACACTAGTGAATCCTGATTATGTTGAag atGAAATAAAACGCTGCTGTAATATATCACATCCACGTATTATTTTCGTATCACAAAAAACTCAGGATAGAGTTTCAcaagttataaaattcttaccatggaatattgaattaattcaattagaaaatatttttattaagaataataataatattgaaacagtcgataatataatatcaaatataaattcagATTATAATTGTGATTTTTACCATTATTATGAACCAGAAAAAATATCAGTGCCGAAAGAACAGGAAATCGTTATTCTCTATTCAAGTGGAACTACTGGATTGCCAAAAGGTGTTATGCTATCTCATTACAATGCCCTGACAATTTCATATACTCTTAG ATCACCACAATTCCGTGAGTTTCAAGATAAGTCAAtagatttgatatttttaccgTTTTACCATGGCTATGGATTCGCAATGATGATGTCAATTCTAACAATGGGTACTACCGCAGTAGTAATGAAATCGTTCAGTCCAGAATTATTTTGCGAAGCTATTGACAAGTATAAAGTAAATACTTTGCCATTGGTTCCACCAACAATGATATTTTTAGCAAAAAGTCCGATTATAAGTAAATACAATTTCAGTTCACTGAAAGAAATTATATGTGGTGCTGCTCCATTATCACAGgaa GTACGTGAAGCAGTAAGAAACCGTTTTCCATCAGCAAATATACGGACAGGATACGGGATGACTGAGTTATCAGTAGCAATATGTCTTAGTGATCGTGACAGTACGAAATCCGAGACAATTGGTAATCTAACGTCTGGTATATGTTGCAAAGTTATTGATCCAGAGACATCAAAGTCTTTGAAGGCGTATGAAACGGGTGAGTTGTGTTTCAAGGGTGATCATGTCATGTTAGGGTATAGAGATGATCCTGAGGCAACTGGTCAAACGATTGACCATAATGGCTGGCTACACACTGGTGATTTAGGTTATTTCGACCACGATggtgatttatttattgtcgGTAGACTGAAAGAATTGATTAAATACAAAGGTTATCAAATTGCTCCAgctgaaattgaaaatatactACTGTCACATCCAGATGTTAATGATGCGGCTGTTATTGGTAAATATGACGATACTGGTAATCAGATTCCGGTTGCTTAcgttgttaaaaaattacactctAATATAACATCACAGCAATTACGTAAATTTGTTGATg ATAAAGTCTCAATGCAAAAACATTTACGCGgtggaattaaatttattgatgtgATACCAAAGAGTTCAGCTGGAAAAATACTTCGTCATCAACTCGAATTGATTTCCAAACTTTAA
- the LOC130673303 gene encoding luciferin 4-monooxygenase-like isoform X2 yields MTEKEHIVCGPPSFDIPKISYGQYILNQLRQASLRVVQVDAKTGQVLTNYELLKKSILLSKYLEEKAVKVGDTIAISSENILNYFIAVCATIYRGATVTLVNPDYVEDEIKRCCNISHPRIIFVSQKTQDRVSQVIKFLPWNIELIQLENIFIKNNNNIETVDNIISNINSDYNCDFYHYYEPEKISVPKEQEIVILYSSGTTGLPKGVMLSHYNALTISYTLRSPQFREFQDKSIDLIFLPFYHGYGFAMMMSILTMGTTAVVMKSFSPELFCEAIDKYKVNTLPLVPPTMIFLAKSPIISKYNFSSLKEIICGAAPLSQEVREAVRNRFPSANIRTGYGMTELSVAICLSDRDSTKSETIGNLTSGICCKVIDPETSKSLKAYETGELCFKGDHVMLGYRDDPEATGQTIDHNGWLHTGDLGYFDHDGDLFIVGRLKELIKYKGYQIAPAEIENILLSHPDVNDAAVIDKVSMQKHLRGGIKFIDVIPKSSAGKILRHQLELISKL; encoded by the exons ATGACAGAAAAAGAACATATAGTGTGTGGACCACCAAGTTTTGACATACCAAAAATATCATACGGACAATATATACTAAACCAATTACGTCAAGCCTCACTCCGTGTTGTTcag GTTGACGCAAAAACAGGACAAGTATTGACAAATTAtgaattacttaaaaaaagtattttgctatcaaaatatttagaaGAAAAAGCCGTCAAAGTTGGTGATACGATCGCAATATCAAGTGAAAATattctgaattattttatagcaGTATGTGCAACTATTTATCGAGGTGCTACTGTCACACTAGTGAATCCTGATTATGTTGAag atGAAATAAAACGCTGCTGTAATATATCACATCCACGTATTATTTTCGTATCACAAAAAACTCAGGATAGAGTTTCAcaagttataaaattcttaccatggaatattgaattaattcaattagaaaatatttttattaagaataataataatattgaaacagtcgataatataatatcaaatataaattcagATTATAATTGTGATTTTTACCATTATTATGAACCAGAAAAAATATCAGTGCCGAAAGAACAGGAAATCGTTATTCTCTATTCAAGTGGAACTACTGGATTGCCAAAAGGTGTTATGCTATCTCATTACAATGCCCTGACAATTTCATATACTCTTAG ATCACCACAATTCCGTGAGTTTCAAGATAAGTCAAtagatttgatatttttaccgTTTTACCATGGCTATGGATTCGCAATGATGATGTCAATTCTAACAATGGGTACTACCGCAGTAGTAATGAAATCGTTCAGTCCAGAATTATTTTGCGAAGCTATTGACAAGTATAAAGTAAATACTTTGCCATTGGTTCCACCAACAATGATATTTTTAGCAAAAAGTCCGATTATAAGTAAATACAATTTCAGTTCACTGAAAGAAATTATATGTGGTGCTGCTCCATTATCACAGgaa GTACGTGAAGCAGTAAGAAACCGTTTTCCATCAGCAAATATACGGACAGGATACGGGATGACTGAGTTATCAGTAGCAATATGTCTTAGTGATCGTGACAGTACGAAATCCGAGACAATTGGTAATCTAACGTCTGGTATATGTTGCAAAGTTATTGATCCAGAGACATCAAAGTCTTTGAAGGCGTATGAAACGGGTGAGTTGTGTTTCAAGGGTGATCATGTCATGTTAGGGTATAGAGATGATCCTGAGGCAACTGGTCAAACGATTGACCATAATGGCTGGCTACACACTGGTGATTTAGGTTATTTCGACCACGATggtgatttatttattgtcgGTAGACTGAAAGAATTGATTAAATACAAAGGTTATCAAATTGCTCCAgctgaaattgaaaatatactACTGTCACATCCAGATGTTAATGATGCGGCTGTTATTG ATAAAGTCTCAATGCAAAAACATTTACGCGgtggaattaaatttattgatgtgATACCAAAGAGTTCAGCTGGAAAAATACTTCGTCATCAACTCGAATTGATTTCCAAACTTTAA